A stretch of Brassica rapa cultivar Chiifu-401-42 chromosome A08, CAAS_Brap_v3.01, whole genome shotgun sequence DNA encodes these proteins:
- the LOC103833594 gene encoding uncharacterized protein LOC103833594 isoform X1 encodes MGLDEDDFVFHGTPIEREDEIASRKKKAVAGASGTLKTLPAWKQEVTDEEGRRRFHGAFTGGYSAGYYNTVGSKEDGKSNFAKELYGESLQLSKPETSLGLSNLENEGGSFYGSSDEEPSEAYSMNKDTENMREKFHMLGYRDGISAGQEAAAQEGYNVGYKESVLAGYKFGIVRGVSSALAFLPDDLREKLIDEQETRDKFRNLHGSVHDLSTEAALKLFYGALTTKQGEEESGEKEPCSSLCSGSGCVSGSRSVSATNDLGSYVTELSSLLDNSPKIKVRLEDT; translated from the exons ATGGGGTTAGACGAGGATGATTTCGTATTCCACGGGACGCCGATAGAGCGCGAGGACGAAATCGCGAGTCGGAAAAAGAAAGCAGTCGCTGGAGCTTCGGGAACCCTAAAAACTCTCCCTGCTTGGAAGCAAGAG GTGACTGATGAAGAGGGACGGAGAAGGTTCCATGGAGCATTTACTGGTGGATATTCTGCTGGGTATTACAATACAGTTGGGTCCAAAGAAG ATGGGAAGTCTAATTTCGCCAAAGAGCTTTACGGCGAAAGTTTGCAGCTttcaaaacctg AAACATCGCTTGGTTTAAGTAATCTTGAGAATGAAGGTGGATCCTTTTATGGAAGTTCAGATGAAGAACCAAGTGAAGCTTACTCGATGAACAAGGATACTGAGAACATGCGTGAAAAATTCCACATG CTTGGATACCGTGATGGGATTTCTGCTGGACAAGAAGCTGCTGCGCAAGAAGGTTATAACGTCGGCTATAAGGAATCAGTTCTTGCTGGCTACAAGTTTGGTATTGTTAGAGGTGTTTCCAG TGCGCTGGCTTTTCTCCCAGATGACCTAAGAGAAAAACTGATCGATGAACAAGAAACTCGAGACAAGTTCCGAAACTTACACGGTTCTGTGCATGATCTCTCAACTGAAGCCGCTTTGAAGCTGTTTTATGGAGCTTTGACTACAAAGCAAGGAGAAGAGGAGAGTGGAGAAAAAGAGCCTTGCTCTAGTCTTTGTTCTGGTTCTGGCTGTGTTTCAGGTTCTCGCTCTGTTTCAGCCACAAATGACTTGGGAAGCTATGTTACTGAGCTGAGCTCTCTTCTTGACAATTCTCCTAAGATTAAAGTTAGATTGGAGGACACATAG
- the LOC103833595 gene encoding uncharacterized protein LOC103833595 isoform X2, giving the protein MPQYRQSGNDRFSVRGGGGGSASDHVAIGIRNGAGGQGKANRWKRSVVRPERIRRGGVGSVVFVLCLVLVVTVLAYYYLSGLDSFDGDFLTNVTRIDPGKVLEFGHGSVVHGRDSRYWDKDDRRRDDDYNEDEVEHKPIQVKGVGLYNEAGRNELNKYEAEYQASLDMDPDDAIDSHDSQGDDEYVGHDDDDKEKPTEALHSMSKELDDGDTSKRSSLVRKVGKSGKTSRSDTKRRGRGRRSSGGACEMKLLNSSQPIVEPLNTRKSARFSLQYVENEEKPDGEELWDPRFAGHQSLQERQDSFLAEDKKIHCGFVKAPKGSPTTGFDLTEDDTNYISRCHIAVISCIFGNSDRLRPPANKMISRLSRKNVCFIVFVDEITMQTLSAEGNAPDRAGFIGLWKLVVVKNLPYADMRRVGKIPKLLPHRLFPSARYSIWLDSKLRLQLDPLLILEYFLWRKGHEYAISNHYDRHCLWEEVAQNKKLNKYNHTVIDQQFEFYKADGLTRFNASDPFKLLPSNVPEGSFIVRAHTPMSNLFSCLWFNEVERFTPRDQLSFAYTYQKLRRMNPDKPFNLHMFKDCERRKIAKLFRHRSEEKRNLIQAALQQ; this is encoded by the exons ATGCCTCAATACAGACAATCCGGAAACGATAGATTCAGCGTtcgcggaggaggaggaggctcaGCGTCTGATCACGTAGCGATCGGGATCCGAAACGGCGCCGGAGGACAGGGGAAGGCTAACCGTTGGAAGCGATCCGTTGTTCGACCTGAGAGGATTCGTCGCGGTGGAGTCGGCTCTGTTGTCTTCGTTCTCTGCCTTGTGCTCGTTGTCACTGTTCTAGCCTACTACTATCTCTCTG GATTGGATTCTTTCGACGGTGATTTTCTGACGAATGTGACGAGAATTGACCCTGGGAAGGTGCTTGAGTTTGGTCACGGCTCAGTGGTTCACGGACGAGACTCCAGGTATTGGGATAAGGATGATAGACGACGGGATGATGATTATAATGAGGATGAAGTAGAGCATAAACCTATTCAAGTGAAGGGGGTTGGTTTGTACAATGAAGCTGGACGGAACGAGTTAAACAAGTATGAAGCAGAGTATCAAGCTTCCCTTGATATGGACCCTGATGATGCTATTGATTCTCATGATAGTCAAGGGGATGATGAATACGTTGGCCATGATGACGATGACAAGGAGAAGCCTACAGAGGCTCTTCATTCCATGAGTAAGGAACTTGATGATGGAGATACTTCTAAGAGGTCTTCTCTTGTTAGGAAGGTTGGTAAGTCCGGCAAAACATCACGATCTGATACTAAACGAAGAGGTCGTGGTCGCAGATCTTCAG GTGGAGCTTGTGAGATGAAGCTATTGAATTCTAGTCAACCAATAGTGGAGCCCTTGAATACTCGAAAATCTGCTAGATTCTCCTTACAGTACGTAGAGAATGAGGAAAAACCTGATGGAGAAGAACTGTGGGATCCCAGGTTTGCAGGTCATCAGAGTTTACAAGAGCGACAAGATTCCTTCTTGGCTGAAGACAAGAAAATTCATTGTGGTTTTGTCAAAGCTCCCAAAGGATCTCCAACCACTGGGTTTGATCTCACAGAAGATGATACTAATTATATCAGTAGATGCCACATCGCTGTGATCTCATGCATATTTGGCAATTCTGATCGCTTGAGGCCTCCTGccaataaaatg ATAAGTCGGTTGTCAAGAAAAAATGTTTGCTTCATTGTGTTCGTGGACGAGATTACCATGCAAACACTTTCTGCGGAAGGCAATGCCCCAGACAGAGCAGGATTCATTGGTTTGTGGAAGTTGGTTGTGGTAAAGAATCTGCCTTACGCAGATATGAGGAGGGTAGGCAAAATACCAAAACTGTTGCCACACCGACTTTTCCCATCAGCAAG GTACTCAATCTGGTTGGACAGCAAGTTACGACTTCAGTTGGATCCCTTACTCATTCTGGAGTACTTCCTATGGCGTAAAGGTCACGAGTATGCTATATCCAATCACTATGACCGCCATTGCTTATGGGAAGAGGTTGCACAAAACAAGAAGCTGAACAAGTACAACCATACTGTTATTGATCAACAGTTTGAGTTTTACAAGGCTGACGGGCTGACCAGATTCAACGCTTCAGATCCGTTCAAGCTTCTTCCTAgca ATGTTCCAGAGGGGTCTTTCATAGTACGGGCGCATACTCCGATGTCGAACCTATTCTCATGTCTTTGGTTCAACGAAGTGGAACGCTTTACTCCCCGTGACCAGCTGAGCTTTGCTTATACTTATCAAAAACTAAGAAGGATGAATCCTGACAAACCATTTAATCTTCACATGTTCAAG GACTGCGAGAGAAGAAAGATTGCAAAATTGTTCCGTCACAGATCAGAGGAGAAGCGAAACCTTATTCAAGCAGCACTACAACAATAG
- the LOC103833594 gene encoding protein yae1 isoform X2, protein MEPAEDGKSNFAKELYGESLQLSKPETSLGLSNLENEGGSFYGSSDEEPSEAYSMNKDTENMREKFHMLGYRDGISAGQEAAAQEGYNVGYKESVLAGYKFGIVRGVSSALAFLPDDLREKLIDEQETRDKFRNLHGSVHDLSTEAALKLFYGALTTKQGEEESGEKEPCSSLCSGSGCVSGSRSVSATNDLGSYVTELSSLLDNSPKIKVRLEDT, encoded by the exons ATGGAGCCAGCTGAAg ATGGGAAGTCTAATTTCGCCAAAGAGCTTTACGGCGAAAGTTTGCAGCTttcaaaacctg AAACATCGCTTGGTTTAAGTAATCTTGAGAATGAAGGTGGATCCTTTTATGGAAGTTCAGATGAAGAACCAAGTGAAGCTTACTCGATGAACAAGGATACTGAGAACATGCGTGAAAAATTCCACATG CTTGGATACCGTGATGGGATTTCTGCTGGACAAGAAGCTGCTGCGCAAGAAGGTTATAACGTCGGCTATAAGGAATCAGTTCTTGCTGGCTACAAGTTTGGTATTGTTAGAGGTGTTTCCAG TGCGCTGGCTTTTCTCCCAGATGACCTAAGAGAAAAACTGATCGATGAACAAGAAACTCGAGACAAGTTCCGAAACTTACACGGTTCTGTGCATGATCTCTCAACTGAAGCCGCTTTGAAGCTGTTTTATGGAGCTTTGACTACAAAGCAAGGAGAAGAGGAGAGTGGAGAAAAAGAGCCTTGCTCTAGTCTTTGTTCTGGTTCTGGCTGTGTTTCAGGTTCTCGCTCTGTTTCAGCCACAAATGACTTGGGAAGCTATGTTACTGAGCTGAGCTCTCTTCTTGACAATTCTCCTAAGATTAAAGTTAGATTGGAGGACACATAG
- the LOC103833595 gene encoding uncharacterized protein LOC103833595 isoform X1, with the protein MPQYRQSGNDRFSVRGGGGGSASDHVAIGIRNGAGGQGKANRWKRSVVRPERIRRGGVGSVVFVLCLVLVVTVLAYYYLSGFATNGYDDKGLDSFDGDFLTNVTRIDPGKVLEFGHGSVVHGRDSRYWDKDDRRRDDDYNEDEVEHKPIQVKGVGLYNEAGRNELNKYEAEYQASLDMDPDDAIDSHDSQGDDEYVGHDDDDKEKPTEALHSMSKELDDGDTSKRSSLVRKVGKSGKTSRSDTKRRGRGRRSSGGACEMKLLNSSQPIVEPLNTRKSARFSLQYVENEEKPDGEELWDPRFAGHQSLQERQDSFLAEDKKIHCGFVKAPKGSPTTGFDLTEDDTNYISRCHIAVISCIFGNSDRLRPPANKMISRLSRKNVCFIVFVDEITMQTLSAEGNAPDRAGFIGLWKLVVVKNLPYADMRRVGKIPKLLPHRLFPSARYSIWLDSKLRLQLDPLLILEYFLWRKGHEYAISNHYDRHCLWEEVAQNKKLNKYNHTVIDQQFEFYKADGLTRFNASDPFKLLPSNVPEGSFIVRAHTPMSNLFSCLWFNEVERFTPRDQLSFAYTYQKLRRMNPDKPFNLHMFKDCERRKIAKLFRHRSEEKRNLIQAALQQ; encoded by the exons ATGCCTCAATACAGACAATCCGGAAACGATAGATTCAGCGTtcgcggaggaggaggaggctcaGCGTCTGATCACGTAGCGATCGGGATCCGAAACGGCGCCGGAGGACAGGGGAAGGCTAACCGTTGGAAGCGATCCGTTGTTCGACCTGAGAGGATTCGTCGCGGTGGAGTCGGCTCTGTTGTCTTCGTTCTCTGCCTTGTGCTCGTTGTCACTGTTCTAGCCTACTACTATCTCTCTGGTTTTGCTACTAATGGCTACGATGATAAAG GATTGGATTCTTTCGACGGTGATTTTCTGACGAATGTGACGAGAATTGACCCTGGGAAGGTGCTTGAGTTTGGTCACGGCTCAGTGGTTCACGGACGAGACTCCAGGTATTGGGATAAGGATGATAGACGACGGGATGATGATTATAATGAGGATGAAGTAGAGCATAAACCTATTCAAGTGAAGGGGGTTGGTTTGTACAATGAAGCTGGACGGAACGAGTTAAACAAGTATGAAGCAGAGTATCAAGCTTCCCTTGATATGGACCCTGATGATGCTATTGATTCTCATGATAGTCAAGGGGATGATGAATACGTTGGCCATGATGACGATGACAAGGAGAAGCCTACAGAGGCTCTTCATTCCATGAGTAAGGAACTTGATGATGGAGATACTTCTAAGAGGTCTTCTCTTGTTAGGAAGGTTGGTAAGTCCGGCAAAACATCACGATCTGATACTAAACGAAGAGGTCGTGGTCGCAGATCTTCAG GTGGAGCTTGTGAGATGAAGCTATTGAATTCTAGTCAACCAATAGTGGAGCCCTTGAATACTCGAAAATCTGCTAGATTCTCCTTACAGTACGTAGAGAATGAGGAAAAACCTGATGGAGAAGAACTGTGGGATCCCAGGTTTGCAGGTCATCAGAGTTTACAAGAGCGACAAGATTCCTTCTTGGCTGAAGACAAGAAAATTCATTGTGGTTTTGTCAAAGCTCCCAAAGGATCTCCAACCACTGGGTTTGATCTCACAGAAGATGATACTAATTATATCAGTAGATGCCACATCGCTGTGATCTCATGCATATTTGGCAATTCTGATCGCTTGAGGCCTCCTGccaataaaatg ATAAGTCGGTTGTCAAGAAAAAATGTTTGCTTCATTGTGTTCGTGGACGAGATTACCATGCAAACACTTTCTGCGGAAGGCAATGCCCCAGACAGAGCAGGATTCATTGGTTTGTGGAAGTTGGTTGTGGTAAAGAATCTGCCTTACGCAGATATGAGGAGGGTAGGCAAAATACCAAAACTGTTGCCACACCGACTTTTCCCATCAGCAAG GTACTCAATCTGGTTGGACAGCAAGTTACGACTTCAGTTGGATCCCTTACTCATTCTGGAGTACTTCCTATGGCGTAAAGGTCACGAGTATGCTATATCCAATCACTATGACCGCCATTGCTTATGGGAAGAGGTTGCACAAAACAAGAAGCTGAACAAGTACAACCATACTGTTATTGATCAACAGTTTGAGTTTTACAAGGCTGACGGGCTGACCAGATTCAACGCTTCAGATCCGTTCAAGCTTCTTCCTAgca ATGTTCCAGAGGGGTCTTTCATAGTACGGGCGCATACTCCGATGTCGAACCTATTCTCATGTCTTTGGTTCAACGAAGTGGAACGCTTTACTCCCCGTGACCAGCTGAGCTTTGCTTATACTTATCAAAAACTAAGAAGGATGAATCCTGACAAACCATTTAATCTTCACATGTTCAAG GACTGCGAGAGAAGAAAGATTGCAAAATTGTTCCGTCACAGATCAGAGGAGAAGCGAAACCTTATTCAAGCAGCACTACAACAATAG
- the LOC103833597 gene encoding putative protease Do-like 12, mitochondrial, whose amino-acid sequence MLVRNLRALVPRGFLSSPHSYNVRSNPVTMAGRVVRNLFAILNVGNNDRSTVKKKQNGRMKTKETCPVGLLKNSVVKVFFASRDYSRTRPWETHTERCYGTGFAISGKRILTNAHVVEVLNEHTSVHVKKRGSTIKYKAKVQKIAHECDLAILEIDSQEFWKGMNPLELGGIPPLKKAVFVLGYSGNRIWITKGLVSSFETKKYLHSDTELLRIQIDATIKDGNSGGPVILENKVVGVAYEGSQIQSSLIPTPIVKRFITGDEESDQQAVFCSLGLSYQSIKNAQIRNHFKMSSEMTGILINKINMWSGAYGILKKNDIILAIDGVPIANDATVPFWENERISFNYLISMKKPGETSMIKVLRRGKEHEYNINLKPVKPHVRVQQYYKRPSYYIFGGFVFVPNHNLSESEEQHVIISEILEDDINQGYESFKDLQVEKVNKVKVKNLRHLFELIEENGTQNLSIDLEDDKVLVLNYESAKKADSIILKRHNITSAISNDLTGPSN is encoded by the exons ATGCTGGTCCGTAACTTGAGAGCTCTTGTTCCCCGCGGTTTCCTCTCTTCTCCACATTCCTATAATGTCCGAAGCAATCCGGTAACAATGGCCGGCCGAGTTGTCAGAAACTTGTTTGCTATCTTGAATGTTGGGAACAATGATAGGAGCACGgtgaagaaaaaacaaaacggaagaatgaaaacaaaagaaacttgTCCGGTTGGTTTGTTGAAGAACTCAGTAGTGAAGGTCTTCTTTGCCTCTAGAGACTATAGCAGAACTCGACCTTGGGAGACTCATACCGAACGATGCTACGGCACTG GATTTGCAATCTCGGGAAAAAGAATTCTTACAAACGCTCATGTGGTGGAAGTACTGAATGAACACACATCTGTGCATGTCAAAAAGCGTGGTTCTACAATCAAATATAAAGCAAAAGTTCAAAAGATTGCACATGAATGTGATTTGGCCATCTTGGAGATCGATAGTCAAGAGTTCTGGAAGGGTATGAATCCTTTGGAGCTCGGAGGCATACCGCCTCTTAAGAAAGCTGTTTTCGTTCTTGGTTATTCTG GTAACAGAATTTGGATTACAAAAGGTCTTGTAAGTAGCTTTGAAACCAAAAAGTACCTTCATAGTGACACCGAACTACTAAGAATACAAATAGATGCAACCATAAAAGATGGAAACAGTGGTGGCCCAGTAATCTTGGAGAATAAAGTCGTTGGTGTAGCATATGAAGGTTCACAGATACAAAG TTCTCTTATCCCAACGCCAATTGTTAAGCGTTTCATAACTGGTGATGAAGAAAGCGATCAACAGGCTGTTTTCTGCTCATTGGGTCTATCATACCAGTCTATTAAAAATGCTCAAATCCGTAATCATTTCAAAATGAGCTCTGAAATGACAGGAATtcttataaacaaaataaacatgTGGTCGGGTGCCTACGGAATTTTGAAAAAGAATGACATCATTCTTGCCATTGATGGTGTTCCAATAGCAAATGATGCGACAG TTCCTTTTTGGGAAAATGAGCGAATaagttttaattatttgatttcaATGAAGAAACCAGGCGAAACTAGCATGATCAAAGTTTTGCGAAGGGGAAAAGAACATGAGTACAACATCAATCTAAAGCCC GTGAAACCACATGTTAGAGTGCAACAGTATTATAAACGTCCAAGTTATTACATATTCggtggttttgtttttgttccaAATCACAATTTGAGCGAATCTGAAGAGCAGCATGTCATTATCTCTGAg ATACTGGAAGATGACATCAACCAAGGATACGAAAGTTTCAAAGATTTGCAG gtggAGAAAGTGAACAAAGTAAAGGTAAAGAATCTAAGGCATCTATTTGAGCTCATAGAAGAAAATGGCACTCAAAATTTGAGCATTGATTTAGAAGATGACAAGGTTTTAGTCCTCAACTATGAATCTGCTAAAAAGGCAGATTCTATTATCTTGAAACGTCATAACATAACATCTGCCATATCTAATGATCTAACTGGGCCTAGTAACTAG